One genomic region from Thermoleptolyngbya sichuanensis A183 encodes:
- a CDS encoding phycobiliprotein lyase, giving the protein MLNFQDFFTNCAGFWKTERIYHFLLKGDIERSYTEFRADSLDAAQKQQILKTASPSGELAGIRLDLDQAALGHNCPGFAISFDTESERGEKVSMSLKALFVPDALVLHADERYQGLALPAAAQVSTAPESEVIQGFYLRDEGYSEAGAIAGRFTYQPIRQTLEMTTFYSRSVAVDQMRFIAPDVRMRTIVTYQRPPAGETPTVIDLIGFGVERKS; this is encoded by the coding sequence ATGTTGAATTTTCAAGACTTCTTTACAAACTGCGCTGGATTTTGGAAGACGGAACGGATTTATCATTTCCTGCTGAAGGGCGATATTGAACGCTCCTATACAGAGTTTCGGGCAGACTCTCTCGATGCAGCGCAAAAGCAGCAAATTCTCAAAACGGCTTCGCCATCGGGTGAATTGGCTGGAATTCGGCTGGATCTCGATCAGGCGGCCCTGGGTCACAACTGTCCTGGCTTTGCCATTTCCTTTGATACGGAATCGGAACGGGGCGAAAAGGTGTCGATGAGCCTGAAGGCGCTGTTTGTGCCTGATGCACTGGTGCTTCATGCCGACGAGCGCTACCAGGGATTGGCGCTGCCCGCGGCGGCGCAAGTGTCTACGGCTCCAGAGAGCGAGGTGATTCAGGGCTTTTATCTGCGGGATGAGGGCTATTCTGAGGCGGGGGCGATCGCCGGCCGATTTACCTATCAGCCCATTCGCCAGACCCTAGAAATGACGACGTTTTATAGCCGCTCTGTGGCGGTGGATCAAATGCGGTTTATTGCGCCAGACGTGCGGATGCGAACCATTGTCACCTATCAGCGTCCGCCCGCAGGCGAAACGCCGACCGTGATTGACCTGATTGGCTTTGGCGTAGAGCGCAAAAGCTAG